The Flavobacterium sp. HJ-32-4 genome contains a region encoding:
- a CDS encoding RNA polymerase sigma factor — translation MALVNTPDALLVSQYVAGDESALAALINRHQSKIYGFIYSKVGDHDVSDDIFQDTFMKVIRTLKSDSYNEEGKFLPWVMRIAHNLVVDHFRKGKKMPLFRETEEFSIFSVLSDDVPNMEARMITTQVEKDLKKLIDELPEDQREVLIMRIYQDLSFKEIAEATDVSINTALGRMRYALMNLRKLINKHQIILTN, via the coding sequence ATGGCTCTTGTTAACACCCCCGACGCTTTATTGGTATCGCAGTACGTGGCAGGAGACGAAAGTGCTCTGGCCGCACTCATCAACCGTCACCAATCTAAAATTTACGGTTTCATCTACTCGAAAGTAGGTGATCATGATGTATCCGATGATATTTTCCAGGATACGTTCATGAAGGTCATCCGCACGCTGAAATCCGACTCGTATAATGAGGAGGGAAAATTTCTTCCGTGGGTGATGCGCATTGCACACAACCTGGTGGTCGACCACTTCCGTAAAGGGAAGAAGATGCCGCTTTTCCGGGAAACGGAAGAGTTCTCTATCTTTTCCGTCCTTTCGGATGATGTTCCGAACATGGAGGCGCGTATGATCACCACACAGGTGGAGAAAGACCTGAAGAAACTGATCGACGAACTCCCGGAGGACCAGCGCGAAGTGCTGATTATGCGGATCTACCAGGACTTAAGTTTCAAGGAAATTGCCGAAGCGACCGACGTTTCCATCAACACGGCATTGGGGCGGATGCGGTATGCGTTGATGAACCTCCGAAAACTTATCAACAAGCATCAAATTATTTTGACCAATTAA
- the nth gene encoding endonuclease III, with the protein MTKKEKATFVMDTLQELYPEVPIPLDHKDPYTLLIAVLLSAQCTDERVNKITPLLFAKADNPKAMVRLGQDAIQDIIRPCGLSPMKSKGIYGLSHILLDQYDGQVPADFEALEALPAVGHKTASVVMSQAFGVPAFPVDTHIHRLMWRWGLSDGKSVVQTERDAKKLFPKDRWNDLHLQIIFYGREFSPARGLNLDKDLITRTIGRKEVLREWAKKTPAVK; encoded by the coding sequence ATGACGAAGAAAGAAAAAGCCACGTTTGTAATGGATACGCTGCAGGAATTATACCCTGAAGTACCCATTCCACTCGACCATAAAGACCCGTATACCCTGTTGATTGCCGTATTGCTGTCGGCACAATGCACCGACGAACGGGTAAACAAGATCACGCCTTTATTATTCGCGAAAGCCGATAACCCGAAGGCGATGGTGCGGTTGGGGCAGGACGCGATACAGGATATCATCCGCCCATGTGGACTTTCACCCATGAAATCAAAAGGGATATACGGTTTGTCGCACATACTGCTCGATCAATACGACGGACAGGTGCCGGCTGATTTTGAGGCATTGGAAGCACTTCCCGCCGTCGGGCACAAAACCGCCAGCGTTGTCATGTCGCAGGCGTTCGGCGTGCCGGCCTTTCCCGTTGATACCCATATCCACCGACTGATGTGGCGCTGGGGCCTGTCGGATGGTAAAAGCGTTGTGCAGACAGAACGGGATGCGAAAAAGCTGTTTCCAAAAGACCGCTGGAACGACCTGCACCTACAGATCATCTTCTACGGCAGGGAATTCTCACCTGCCCGCGGACTCAACCTCGATAAAGACCTCATTACCCGAACGATCGGACGAAAGGAAGTCCTTCGGGAATGGGCCAAAAAAACGCCCGCTGTCAAATAA
- the bcp gene encoding thioredoxin-dependent thiol peroxidase → MTRFKKGDKAPDFTGIDQDGATHSLADYKGKKLVVFFYPKANTPTCTVEACNLSDNYSRLESAGYSILGVSADTQKAQAGFRKKFGFPYPLIADVDKSVIQAFDVWGPKKFMGRLFDGIHRTTFVIDENGVLEDVITDVKAKEHTNQILGS, encoded by the coding sequence ATGACACGATTCAAAAAAGGCGATAAAGCGCCAGATTTTACCGGTATCGACCAAGACGGGGCCACACATTCACTGGCTGATTACAAAGGAAAGAAGTTGGTCGTTTTCTTTTATCCAAAAGCCAATACACCTACCTGTACGGTGGAAGCCTGTAACCTGTCGGACAACTACAGCCGCCTTGAAAGCGCGGGCTATTCCATTTTAGGGGTAAGTGCCGATACGCAGAAAGCACAGGCCGGTTTCCGGAAGAAATTCGGGTTCCCGTATCCGCTGATTGCTGATGTCGACAAGTCGGTGATCCAGGCGTTTGACGTTTGGGGACCCAAGAAATTCATGGGACGGCTGTTTGACGGCATCCACCGCACGACGTTCGTCATCGACGAGAATGGTGTTTTGGAAGATGTCATCACTGATGTAAAAGCCAAGGAACACACAAACCAGATCCTGGGGAGTTAG